The following proteins are encoded in a genomic region of Canis lupus familiaris isolate Mischka breed German Shepherd chromosome 6, alternate assembly UU_Cfam_GSD_1.0, whole genome shotgun sequence:
- the BRI3 gene encoding brain protein I3 — translation MDHKPLLQERPPAYNLEAGQGDFACGPHGYGAIPAAPPPPPYPYLVTGIPTHHPRVYSIHSRNVTRYPANSIVVVGGCPVCRVGVLEDSFTFLGIFLAIVLFPFGFICCFALRKRRCPNCGANFT, via the exons ATGGACCACAAGCCCCTGCTGCAGGAGCGGCCGCCCGCCTACAACCTGGAGGCCGGCCAGGGCGACTTCGCGTGCGGCCCGCACGGCTACGGCGCCatccccgccgcgcccccgccgccgccctaCCCCTACCTCGTCACAG GGatacccacccaccaccccagggTCTACAGCATCCACAGTCGAAATGTCACCAGGTACCCTGCCAATTCCATCGTTGTCGTGGGAGGCTGCCCAGTCTGCAG AGTCGGGGTTCTGGAGGACTCCTTCACCTTCCTGGGCATCTTCTTGGCCATCGTCTTGTTCCCGTTTGGGTTCATCTGCTGTTTTGCCTTGAGGAAGCGAAGATGCCCCAACTGTGGAGCCAACTTCACTTAA